Proteins from a single region of Corynebacterium pseudogenitalium:
- the mutM gene encoding bifunctional DNA-formamidopyrimidine glycosylase/DNA-(apurinic or apyrimidinic site) lyase, translating to MPELPEVEVVRRGLNEHIVGRTFDSIEVAHPRAVRENTVDLATTLPGLRVTGTGRRGKYLWLTLSDGACLLVHLRMSGQMLVGAPGSVDSPHARIRARMGAVELVFVDQRTFGSWQYCELVDGIPERASHIAMDPFEEGFDVDTTAELMRHKRSAVKTVLLNQAVVSGIGSIYADEAMWAARVAPWQRADTLSQETAVELLNASRAVMERALAQGGTSFDSLYVNVNGASGYFARSLNAYGRAGEPCARCGDAIVKTVVNQRSSYYCPTCQDPEQNRE from the coding sequence ATGCCCGAACTGCCGGAAGTTGAGGTCGTGCGTCGTGGCCTGAACGAGCACATTGTTGGCAGGACATTCGACAGTATCGAGGTCGCGCACCCCAGGGCGGTCAGGGAGAACACCGTCGATTTGGCAACAACTCTCCCCGGGCTCCGCGTCACGGGCACCGGACGCCGTGGCAAGTACCTCTGGCTGACGCTGTCCGACGGAGCCTGCCTCCTGGTGCACCTTAGAATGAGCGGCCAGATGCTCGTCGGCGCGCCGGGCAGCGTAGATAGCCCGCATGCGCGAATTCGCGCCAGAATGGGTGCCGTTGAGCTGGTATTCGTTGACCAGCGGACATTCGGCTCGTGGCAGTACTGCGAGCTTGTCGATGGCATCCCAGAACGTGCAAGCCACATTGCGATGGACCCGTTCGAGGAAGGCTTCGACGTTGATACAACTGCAGAGTTGATGCGGCACAAGCGATCTGCGGTCAAAACGGTGTTGTTGAATCAGGCCGTAGTCAGCGGTATTGGATCCATCTACGCTGACGAGGCAATGTGGGCGGCACGCGTCGCGCCGTGGCAGCGGGCAGATACGCTCAGCCAGGAAACTGCGGTTGAACTCCTCAACGCATCGCGTGCTGTCATGGAGCGTGCACTCGCCCAAGGCGGAACGAGCTTCGACTCCTTGTACGTGAACGTCAATGGTGCCTCGGGGTATTTTGCCCGCTCGCTGAATGCCTACGGGCGCGCGGGTGAACCTTGCGCCCGCTGCGGGGACGCCATTGTGAAGACGGTCGTGAACCAGCGGTCGAGTTATTACTGCCCAACATGCCAAGATCCTGAGCAAAATCGCGAATAA
- the rnc gene encoding ribonuclease III: MSRRSKKNRVSGEEAWNSAFSEVDHAPLLEWLGVDLDDELLRLALTHRSFANEHDYLPNNERLEFLGDAVLGLTVATKLFEIYPSSSESVLSPMRASIVSRYGLADVARGIELGKYVLLGKGELHTGGRDKESILADTTEALFGAIYRQHGFEAARDVILKLFHEKLHNATAHGHRQDWKTVLQERLAERGIPMVEYETTSEGPEHDLEFTSYAIILGENRGRGVAHNKKLAEQEAAREAVAFLQKHPEALVLEQQTQDKA; this comes from the coding sequence ATGAGCCGGCGTTCAAAGAAGAATCGCGTCAGCGGCGAAGAAGCGTGGAACAGCGCGTTCTCCGAAGTAGACCATGCGCCTCTGCTCGAGTGGCTGGGTGTGGATCTGGACGACGAACTGTTGCGACTCGCCTTGACACATCGCTCCTTTGCCAACGAGCACGACTACCTGCCAAATAACGAGCGGCTTGAGTTTCTCGGAGACGCAGTGCTCGGTCTGACCGTAGCCACGAAGCTCTTCGAGATCTACCCTTCGAGCTCCGAGTCGGTGCTCTCCCCGATGCGGGCCTCAATTGTGTCACGCTACGGGTTGGCGGATGTCGCCCGTGGCATCGAGCTTGGTAAGTACGTGCTGCTTGGAAAAGGCGAGTTGCATACCGGTGGCAGGGACAAAGAGTCCATCCTCGCCGATACGACGGAGGCGCTCTTTGGCGCGATCTATCGGCAGCACGGATTCGAAGCAGCCCGCGACGTAATTCTTAAGCTCTTCCACGAGAAGCTCCACAACGCGACGGCACACGGCCACAGGCAAGACTGGAAGACTGTGCTGCAGGAACGCCTCGCGGAACGTGGCATCCCAATGGTCGAGTACGAAACGACGTCTGAAGGCCCCGAGCACGACCTCGAATTTACGTCGTACGCGATCATTCTTGGTGAAAACCGCGGACGTGGAGTGGCGCACAACAAAAAGCTCGCCGAGCAAGAAGCAGCCAGGGAAGCAGTGGCGTTCCTCCAGAAGCACCCGGAAGCGCTCGTTCTTGAGCAGCAGACCCAAGACAAGGCGTAG